In the Hordeum vulgare subsp. vulgare chromosome 7H, MorexV3_pseudomolecules_assembly, whole genome shotgun sequence genome, one interval contains:
- the LOC123408932 gene encoding WPP domain-interacting tail-anchored protein 1-like: MSAENTINDVQAQENALPPGDRMNAVGTNMESLTRVELDLAFASEKLLNLEMLVMEIARRATDFEPLTLDSESVSSETAENAFELDTLYGILDAEVQELDDMISSLQIDAKNVEHKAYDEESGGKVKAKLDAAMSSLKQMQDLIADIRKESAKFEKAIEFSSDQAGITEDGVCENGHMPSGTSMHTEDQQRNILQMLEQSIASEIDLEKKLSDSRYAVEELQMKLHLQKQETYFLEELAETNSGRLFEAENASEILLGTSRELINGLNSMQVQLSASSSRENDLTSKLERSLKELSSLKLNQEKMQEESKKVETEEAVQNEAQSTPELLSLQHQVEELEKHFRESNSQLLLEKVSAEVSQEKENLTLTELSTLESVIKNLKADVLRAENRAQNAEVRCMQLTKDNVELSRELSSLKSQGSDKARLLERELMESNGQLEHAKASVAAFAEQQGMLKSTVSDMEHMIEDLKGKVSKSETRALKAESKCTLLTDTNLELSEELSFLRGRVESLESSLHEANHVKVSTIKDIGLRTKVITELVTKLAMERERLHLQISMLTKKNKILAHKSKGSSVKDGTKLYENATGKDAELQFTTLAEEIVSDSSSAQNVAEKAADLTDGRVGAEESTGDEEDSADEGVLRTIKPSSALSWKYVATALLAVVAAVVVCHLLLEGGA; the protein is encoded by the exons ATGAGTGCCGAGAACACTATAAATGATGTTCAAGCCCAAGAAAATGCCCTGCCTCCTGGAGATAGGATGAATGCAGTTGGAACCAACATGGAAAGTCTTACAAGAGTAGAACTCGACCTTGCATTTGCTTCTGAGAAATTGCTAAATTTGGAAATGCTGGTGATGGAAATAGCTCGCCGAGCTACTGATTTTGAGCCTCTTACCTTGGATAGTGAATCTGTTTCTTCTGAGACTGCTGAGAATGCCTTCGAGCTGGACACCTTGTATGGTATTCTCGATGCAGAAGTCCAGGAGTTGGATGACATGATCAGTTCTCTTCAGATTGATGCTAAAAATGTCGAGCACAAGGCTTATGATGAAGAATCTGGAGGCAAGGTTAAAGCTAAGCTGGATGCTGCTATGTCTTCGTTGAAACAGATGCAGGATCTAATTGCTGATATCAGAAAGGAGTCTGCAAAGTTTGAGAAAGCCATCGAGTTTTCCAGCGACCAAGCAG GAATTACTGAAGATGGTGTGTGTGAAAATGGTCATATGCCATCTGGTACTAGCATGCATACAGAAGATCAACAAAGAAATATTTTGCAGATGTTAGAACAATCCATAGCAAGTGAGATAGATCTTGAAAAGAAGCTGTCCGATTCAAGATATGCTGTAGAAGAACTTCAAATGAAGCTTCACCTCCAAAAACAAGAAACATATTTTCTAGAAGAATTAGCAGAAACAAATTCGGGGAGACTGTTTGAAGCAGAAAATGCTTCTGAGATACTCCTGGGAACTTCTAGAGAACTTATAAATGGACTTAATAGCATGCAGGTCCAGTTAAGCGCATCAAGCTCTAGAGAAAATGATCTCACTTCGAAGTTAGAACGTAGCTTGAAGGAACTATCTTCTCTGAAATTAAaccaagagaagatgcaagaaGAGAGTAAAAAGGTTGAAACTGAAGAAGCTGTGCAGAATGAGGCACAATCAACCCCTGAATTGTTATCCTTGCAGCATCAGGTTGAAGAGCTAGAAAAACATTTCAGGGAATCTAATTCACAGTTGTTGTTGGAAAAGGTATCAGCAGAAGTAAGTCAGGAAAAAGAGAATTTGACGCTCACTGAGCTAAGCACACTGGAAAGTGTCATTAAGAATCTCAAAGCTGATGTCCTGAGAGCTGAAAATAGAGCTCAAAATGCTGAAGTGAGGTGCATGCAGTTAACAAAAGATAATGTAGAGCTCAGCAGGGAGTTAAGCTCTCTTAAAAGCCAGGGTTCGGATAAGGCCCGTCTTTTGGAGAGGGAATTGATGGAGTCAAATGGCCAGTTGGAGCATGCAAAGGCATCAGTTGCTGCCTTTGCTGAACAACAGGGTATGCTGAAATCTACAGTATCTGACATGGAACATATGATCGAAGATTTGAAAGGAAAGGTTTCAAAATCTGAAACCAGAGCCCTGAAGGCCGAATCAAAGTGTACATTACTAACAGACACCAATTTAGAACTTAGTGAAGAGCTATCGTTTCTGAGAGGTCGAGTTGAAAGCCTAGAGAGCTCGTTACACGAAGCTAACCATGTGAAAGTATCAACCATCAAGGACATTGGTCTCAGAACTAAAGTTATTACTGAATTGGTCACGAAACTTGCAATGGAAAGAGAACGACTTCATCTCCAG ATTTCTATGTTAACAAAGAAGAACAAGATATTGGCTCACAAGAGCAAAGGAAGTAGTGTTAAGGATGGTACAAAGTTGTACGAAAATGCTACTGGTAAAGATGCTGAACTTCAGTTCACTACATTGGCCGAGGAAATAGTGTCAGATTCTTCATCAGCACAAAATGTG GCGGAGAAAGCTGCAGATCTTACCGACGGCAGGGTGGGAGCGGAGGAAAGCACCGGTGACGAGGAGGATTCCGCGGACGAGGGCGTGCTGCGGACCATAAAGCCATCGTCGGCGCTCAGCTGGAAGTACGTTGCCACGGCGCTCCTCGCCGTGGTGGCCGCCGTCGTCGTGTGCCACCTGCTGCTCGAAGGTGGCGCATGA
- the LOC123408934 gene encoding protein MODIFYING WALL LIGNIN-1: MERKAMVVCALVGFLGVLSAALGFAAEGTRVKVSDVQTDSSPGECIYPRSPALGLGLMSAVALMVAQAIINTVAGCICCKRHPVPSDTNWSVALISFIVSWVTFIIAFLLLLTGAALNDQRGQENMYFGSFCYVVKPGVFSGGAVLSLASVALAIVYYVALTSSKGPPSWGPQQNQGIAMGQPVIPQQSSEPVFVHEDTYNRQQFP; the protein is encoded by the exons ATGGAGCGGAAGGCGATGGTGGTGTGCGCGCTGGTCGGCTTCCTCGGCGTCCTCTCCGCCGCGCTAGGGTTCGCCGCCGAGGGCACCCGCGTCAAG GTTTCAGATGTGCAAACTGACTCTTCTCCTGGTGAATGCATATACCCAAGAAGCCCGGCGTTAGGCCTTGGGTTGATGTCTGCTGTCGCCCTTATGGTTGCGCAAGCTATTATAAACACAGTTGCTGGTTGCATCTGTTGTAAGAGGCATCCGGTCCCCTCAGACACTAACTGGAGTGTAGCTCTGATCTCATTCATCGTATCTTG GGTCACTTTCATAATCGCGTTCCTTCTCCTGCTGACCGGAGCTGCACTGAACGACCAAAGGGGTCAGGAGAACATGTACTTCGGCAGCTTCTGCTACGTCGTCAAGCCAGGGGTCTTCTCCGGAGGAGCGGTGCTCTCCCTCGCCAGCGTGGCTCTGGCCATAGTCTACTACGTGGCTCTGACATCATCAAAAGGCCCACCAAGCTGGGGGCCGCAGCAGAACCAGGGCATCGCCATGGGCCAGCCCGTGATCCCGCAGCAGAGCAGCGAGCCGGTGTTCGTTCATGAGGACACCTACAACCGGCAGCAATTCCCATGA
- the LOC123408933 gene encoding gluconokinase, with the protein MDGETVGGRSAMAGSGLLRPDPAPGLAIVVMGVSGCGKSTVAAMLADALGCAFVEADDHHSHANKEKMSKGVPLTDEDRLPWLESLRDAIGDRLGRGEDVVVSCSALRLKYREVLRQGDGAYKPGSYAACRVKFVCLEASAEVIAERVRRRAAEGGHFMPASLVRSQLDLLEIDAAEGITVVDATVPAHAIVEATIAQFRDELASTAC; encoded by the exons ATGGACGGAGAGACCGTCGGAGGGAGGAGCGCCATGGCCGGCTCTGGCCTCCTCCGTCCAGATCCAGCTCCAG GGCTGGCCATCGTGGTCATGGGGGTCAGCGGCTGCGGCAAATC GACCGTGGCGGCGATGCTCGCCGACGCGCTCGGCTGCGCCTTCGTCGAGGCCGACGACCACCACTCCCACGCCAACAAAG AGAAGATGAGCAAAGGAGTCCCGCTCACCGACGAGGACCGCCTGCCGTGGCTGGAGTCCCTGCGCGACGCCATCGGGGATCGGCTGGGCCGCGGCGAGGACGTCGTTGTCAGCTGCTCGGCGCTGCGGCTAAAGTACAGGGAGGTGCTCCGGCAAGGGGACGGTGCCTACAAGCCGGGGAGCTACGCGGCCTGCAGGGTCAAGTTCGTGTGCCTGGAGGCCTCGGCGGAGGTGATCGCCGAGCGGGTGCGGCGCAGGGCGGCGGAAGGGGGCCACTTCATGCCGGCGAGCCTGGTGCGGAGCCAGCTCGACCTGCTGGAGATCGACGCGGCCGAGGGGATCACCGTCGTCGACGCCACCGTGCCCGCCcacgccatcgtcgaagccaccaTCGCCCAGTTCAGGGACGAGCTGGCCTCGACGGCGTGCTGA
- the LOC123411195 gene encoding DNA damage-binding protein CMR1-like isoform X2 has product MAEDGLNDYERLRQDNIRRNEAKLVHLRRKADELSAAIQLAKPKRAYQVRPRPAPSGPVRSSLRSRGISPTNLPPDLKSTRLSPSLASSILGGAPPPPPEEEEAKIRDFDAGRDMVLKPAHVRKVVPWSVTSLRVLPLVDRTVVAVGDRLGNVAFWDVDGVSEDADGAADGVVFRYWPHKGHVLAIVAHQAAPHKVYSSSRKGEICLLDFEEENFSIVHLWEWSVYSLCQAQDSVRCLYFGDGNGGLTLSDDRVGKVLTTWDAHDDRINSIDFHPEKTHILATSSSDGTACIWDVRNMKMKDPDSLKVFKLDKSAQAAYFSPNGRLLAVTSSKHCGTVQVFSVDDFEKLHAVEYNNQTGSWPYKFKYDSSSHLGNLGLEQHRPICWKHEQGNRYYQS; this is encoded by the exons ATGGCGGAAGACGGTCTCAACGACTACGAGCGCCTCCGCCAGGACAACATCCGCCGCAACGAGGCAAAGCTCGTTCACCTCCGCCGCAAGGCCGACGAGCTCTCCGCCGCCATCCAGCTCGCCAAACCTAAGCGAGCGTACCAGgtcaggccccggccggccccctccgGCCCCGTCCGCTCCTCCCTCCGCTCCCGCGGCATCTCCCCGACCAACCTCCCCCCGGACCTCAAAAGCACCCGACTCTCGCCCTCGCTCGCTTCCTCCATCCTCGGCGGggctcccccgccgccgccggaggaggaggaggccaagatcCGTGATTTCGATGCCGGGAGGGACATGGTGCTGAAGCCCGCGCACGTGAGGAAGGTGGTGCCCTGGAGCGTAACGTCGCTGAGGGTCCTCCCGCTCGTCGACCGGACCGTGGTGGCGGTGGGGGACAGGTTGGGGAACGTCGCCTTCTGGGACGTCGACGGCGTCTCGGAGGATGCCGACGGCGCCGCGGATGGGGTGGTGTTCCGTTACTGGCCACACAAGGGCCATGTGTTGGCAATCGTGGCGCACCAGGCGGCACCACACAAG GTTTACAGCTCTAGCCGTAAGGGTGAAATTTGTCTTCTGGACTTTGAGGAGGAGAACTTCAGTATAGTCCATTTGTGGGAGTGGTCTGTTTATTCGCTTTGTCAAGCACAAGATAGTGTCAGATGCCTATATTTTGGTGATGGAAACGGTGGCCTGACACTTTCCGACGACCGCGTGGGTAAGGTGTTAACCACATGGGATGCACATGACgacagaatcaactcaatagaTTTCCATCCGGAGAAAACACATATTCTTGCTACCAGTTCAAGCGATGGAACAGCCTGTATATGGGATGTGAGAAATATGAAAATGAAGGATCCAGATAGCCTCAAGGTTTTCAAACTTGACAAATCTGCTCAGGCAGCTTATTTCTCACCTAATGGCCGCTTGTTAGCAGTAACAAG CTCCAAGCATTGTGGTACTGTCCAAGTATTTAGCGTGGATGACTTTGAAAAGTTGCATGCTGTGGAGTATAATAACCAGACAGGCAGTTGGCCTTATAAATTCAAGTATGACAGCTCTTCTCACCTG GGTAATCTGGGGCTGGAACAGCACCGACCTATATGTTGGAAACATGAGCAAGGGAATAGATATTATCAAAgttga
- the LOC123411195 gene encoding DNA damage-binding protein CMR1-like isoform X1: protein MAEDGLNDYERLRQDNIRRNEAKLVHLRRKADELSAAIQLAKPKRAYQVRPRPAPSGPVRSSLRSRGISPTNLPPDLKSTRLSPSLASSILGGAPPPPPEEEEAKIRDFDAGRDMVLKPAHVRKVVPWSVTSLRVLPLVDRTVVAVGDRLGNVAFWDVDGVSEDADGAADGVVFRYWPHKGHVLAIVAHQAAPHKVYSSSRKGEICLLDFEEENFSIVHLWEWSVYSLCQAQDSVRCLYFGDGNGGLTLSDDRVGKVLTTWDAHDDRINSIDFHPEKTHILATSSSDGTACIWDVRNMKMKDPDSLKVFKLDKSAQAAYFSPNGRLLAVTSSKHCGTVQVFSVDDFEKLHAVEYNNQTGSWPYKFKVIWGWNSTDLYVGNMSKGIDIIKVDVNDSGLSALKLSNACLRREPLTSVPYQLSPHPYKVGHLACSISNCNKVFLWTRA from the exons ATGGCGGAAGACGGTCTCAACGACTACGAGCGCCTCCGCCAGGACAACATCCGCCGCAACGAGGCAAAGCTCGTTCACCTCCGCCGCAAGGCCGACGAGCTCTCCGCCGCCATCCAGCTCGCCAAACCTAAGCGAGCGTACCAGgtcaggccccggccggccccctccgGCCCCGTCCGCTCCTCCCTCCGCTCCCGCGGCATCTCCCCGACCAACCTCCCCCCGGACCTCAAAAGCACCCGACTCTCGCCCTCGCTCGCTTCCTCCATCCTCGGCGGggctcccccgccgccgccggaggaggaggaggccaagatcCGTGATTTCGATGCCGGGAGGGACATGGTGCTGAAGCCCGCGCACGTGAGGAAGGTGGTGCCCTGGAGCGTAACGTCGCTGAGGGTCCTCCCGCTCGTCGACCGGACCGTGGTGGCGGTGGGGGACAGGTTGGGGAACGTCGCCTTCTGGGACGTCGACGGCGTCTCGGAGGATGCCGACGGCGCCGCGGATGGGGTGGTGTTCCGTTACTGGCCACACAAGGGCCATGTGTTGGCAATCGTGGCGCACCAGGCGGCACCACACAAG GTTTACAGCTCTAGCCGTAAGGGTGAAATTTGTCTTCTGGACTTTGAGGAGGAGAACTTCAGTATAGTCCATTTGTGGGAGTGGTCTGTTTATTCGCTTTGTCAAGCACAAGATAGTGTCAGATGCCTATATTTTGGTGATGGAAACGGTGGCCTGACACTTTCCGACGACCGCGTGGGTAAGGTGTTAACCACATGGGATGCACATGACgacagaatcaactcaatagaTTTCCATCCGGAGAAAACACATATTCTTGCTACCAGTTCAAGCGATGGAACAGCCTGTATATGGGATGTGAGAAATATGAAAATGAAGGATCCAGATAGCCTCAAGGTTTTCAAACTTGACAAATCTGCTCAGGCAGCTTATTTCTCACCTAATGGCCGCTTGTTAGCAGTAACAAG CTCCAAGCATTGTGGTACTGTCCAAGTATTTAGCGTGGATGACTTTGAAAAGTTGCATGCTGTGGAGTATAATAACCAGACAGGCAGTTGGCCTTATAAATTCAA GGTAATCTGGGGCTGGAACAGCACCGACCTATATGTTGGAAACATGAGCAAGGGAATAGATATTATCAAAgttgatgtcaatgacagtggccTCTCGGCTCTAAAACTGAGCAACGCATGTCTTCGGCGTGAACCCCTTACATCCGTTCCATACCAGTTATCTCCACACCCATATAAAGTTGGCCATCTTGCCTGTTCAATCTCCAATTGTAACAAGGTGTTCCTTTGGACCAGAGCTTAA